One stretch of Fictibacillus sp. b24 DNA includes these proteins:
- a CDS encoding GNAT family N-acetyltransferase — MFFYKELLQFGLEKLQLHRIFVTCDPRNKASEKVLSKIGMTLEGRMRECILLKDGWRDSMLFSMLEHEWKRLNVDILG; from the coding sequence ATTTTCTTTTATAAGGAGCTTCTCCAGTTCGGCCTTGAAAAGTTACAGCTTCATCGTATTTTTGTGACATGCGATCCAAGAAATAAAGCATCTGAAAAAGTTTTATCTAAAATAGGCATGACGTTAGAAGGAAGAATGCGTGAATGCATCCTTCTTAAAGACGGCTGGCGTGATTCTATGTTGTTCAGCATGCTAGAGCATGAATGGAAACGCCTTAATGTTGATATTTTAGGGTAA
- a CDS encoding YqcI/YcgG family protein: MTNPEKVPAWVIDEYKTFHETVTNKTFPCYFGMAAENKGELRYAYVTHDDWSNLPEAIREFNKLFDAPKLIRHGLFVFVEPEKEEKDIPYYRDYFWKMLQSLHETDNQPWPEHIPKDPDHHLFAFSFDNEPYFVFGNAPAYKQRKTRDLGNSLVLGFQPRRIFDGLEGTSPGGAMSREKVRERVEKWDNLPKHPNISHYGDPEHREWKQYFIGDDVEPITGKCPFHHK; this comes from the coding sequence ATGACAAATCCAGAAAAAGTTCCAGCTTGGGTCATTGATGAGTATAAGACCTTTCACGAAACCGTAACCAACAAGACGTTTCCTTGTTATTTTGGAATGGCAGCTGAGAACAAGGGAGAGCTTCGCTATGCGTATGTGACGCATGATGATTGGTCGAATCTGCCTGAAGCAATCCGAGAGTTTAACAAGCTTTTTGATGCACCAAAATTGATTCGTCATGGATTATTTGTGTTTGTGGAGCCTGAGAAAGAGGAAAAAGACATTCCGTACTATCGGGATTACTTCTGGAAGATGCTTCAGTCTCTTCATGAGACCGATAATCAGCCTTGGCCTGAACACATTCCGAAAGATCCAGACCATCACTTGTTTGCATTTTCATTCGATAACGAGCCGTATTTTGTATTTGGAAATGCACCTGCCTACAAGCAGCGTAAAACAAGAGATCTTGGCAACAGCTTAGTTCTCGGTTTCCAGCCACGCCGTATTTTTGACGGGCTAGAAGGGACGTCACCTGGTGGCGCGATGTCTCGTGAAAAGGTTCGGGAGCGGGTGGAGAAGTGGGATAATCTTCCGAAACATCCGAACATTAGTCATTACGGTGATCCTGAACATCGTGAGTGGAAGCAATATTTTATTGGAGACGATGTTGAACCGATAACGGGAAAATGTCCGTTTCATCATAAATAA
- a CDS encoding phosphotransferase produces the protein MRELNEELETQLLWEHLKEEVQTRFGFQVMKSTQVKRGYLNLKWKIETDQGVFLVKQYNKERIKKYDLRTIHTALCTQNRSFLADIPCPKLLSNEGNLLHKSSSGELFTVMRFMKGSLIKPGKASPEQMESLGQEIGKLHRLLNDGTLPAKSKTVFQIPALQDRLDYWESVAIQCEEQDLDHLRTLIELQRKATINMGTLQLEHLTPGWCHRDLWVDNLLFSGKHITAILDFDRLNYDFIELDIGRVIISTCLHNGALNVEAVHAFLKGYDNTNKLSIERLVTSLKLLWYMESAWWISIEPHEGEPPKRFQHEMVWLAQHLNELEKMLGWKKEAAIFMF, from the coding sequence GTGAGAGAACTGAATGAAGAATTAGAAACACAATTATTATGGGAGCACTTAAAGGAAGAAGTACAGACGCGTTTTGGTTTTCAAGTAATGAAAAGCACACAAGTTAAACGAGGTTATTTGAATCTAAAATGGAAAATAGAGACGGATCAAGGTGTTTTTTTAGTAAAACAATACAATAAAGAGCGTATTAAGAAATATGACTTGAGAACAATACATACAGCTCTTTGCACTCAAAATCGTTCATTTCTTGCTGACATCCCTTGCCCAAAACTTCTATCAAATGAAGGCAACCTTTTACATAAGTCTTCAAGTGGTGAGCTTTTTACCGTCATGCGTTTTATGAAAGGTAGTCTTATAAAACCGGGAAAAGCTTCACCAGAGCAGATGGAGTCATTGGGCCAAGAGATTGGAAAGCTTCATCGACTATTAAATGATGGTACATTGCCGGCAAAATCGAAGACTGTTTTTCAGATTCCTGCTCTTCAAGATCGTCTAGACTATTGGGAATCAGTTGCGATTCAATGCGAAGAACAAGACTTAGATCATTTAAGAACACTAATCGAACTTCAAAGAAAAGCAACAATAAACATGGGAACACTTCAACTTGAACACCTTACTCCTGGTTGGTGCCACCGTGATCTTTGGGTAGATAACCTGCTTTTCTCGGGGAAACACATAACCGCTATCCTGGATTTTGACCGATTGAACTATGATTTTATCGAGTTGGATATTGGCAGAGTCATCATCTCAACATGCTTACATAACGGCGCATTAAATGTTGAAGCTGTCCATGCATTTCTAAAGGGATACGATAATACAAATAAATTATCAATTGAAAGGTTAGTTACATCCTTAAAATTGTTATGGTACATGGAAAGCGCTTGGTGGATCAGCATTGAACCCCACGAAGGAGAGCCACCGAAACGATTTCAGCATGAGATGGTATGGTTAGCACAACATCTGAATGAGTTAGAAAAAATGCTTGGCTGGAAAAAGGAAGCAGCAATATTCATGTTTTAA
- a CDS encoding DUF2087 domain-containing protein — MTASLENYQKSVLNAFLNKEGRLKNIPSQKKKKLVVLEYLVQQLDDNHTYTEREINEFIKKYHEDFCTIRREFIVNGYMDREDGNYKKRDESLWTNWQELK; from the coding sequence ATGACAGCAAGTCTAGAAAACTATCAAAAAAGTGTGTTGAATGCATTTTTAAATAAAGAAGGACGTCTTAAAAACATTCCTTCTCAAAAGAAGAAAAAGTTAGTGGTGCTGGAATATCTCGTTCAACAGCTGGATGATAACCATACTTATACAGAAAGGGAGATAAACGAGTTTATTAAAAAGTATCATGAAGATTTTTGTACGATTCGAAGAGAGTTTATCGTAAATGGATATATGGATCGAGAAGATGGTAATTACAAAAAAAGAGACGAATCACTTTGGACGAATTGGCAAGAGCTGAAGTAA